A genomic stretch from Antarcticibacterium flavum includes:
- a CDS encoding alkene reductase: MNLLTTYNLKELKLNNRVIMAPLTRARATNNVPNDLMLEYYTQRAQAGLIISEGTAPSPNGLGYARIPGIYTAKQIAGWKKITTAVHKEGGKIFLQIMHTGRVSHQYNMEEKADILAPSAIALEGEMYTDQHGPQPYPVPRAMTKEEIKEAQEEFVQASLNAIEAGFDGVEVHSANGYLADQFLNTATNKRTDEYGGTKENRCKFTLEVIEKVTGAIGSEKVGIRLSPYSAFNGTEIFEGLEEQFLHLTKKLNKYDLAYLHLVDNSALGSPDVAKNIFSQMREIFENTLIMNGGFTKEEAEKSITENKTDLVSFGRTFLANPDLVYRFENNLELNEPDYDTFYTPGEKGYTDYPFHEEWELTANK; encoded by the coding sequence ATGAATTTATTGACCACCTATAATCTGAAGGAATTAAAACTTAACAACCGTGTAATAATGGCACCCCTAACCCGGGCCAGGGCTACCAATAATGTTCCTAATGACCTAATGCTGGAATATTATACCCAAAGAGCACAAGCCGGGCTTATTATTTCAGAAGGAACAGCACCTTCACCAAACGGACTTGGATATGCACGTATTCCCGGAATTTACACAGCTAAGCAAATTGCAGGCTGGAAAAAGATCACCACGGCAGTTCATAAGGAGGGCGGAAAGATTTTTCTTCAAATTATGCATACAGGAAGGGTCTCCCATCAATATAATATGGAAGAAAAAGCTGATATCCTCGCCCCTTCAGCAATAGCCCTGGAAGGAGAAATGTACACAGACCAGCATGGCCCGCAACCATATCCCGTACCAAGGGCAATGACAAAAGAGGAAATTAAGGAAGCTCAGGAAGAATTCGTCCAGGCCAGTTTGAATGCAATCGAAGCAGGTTTTGACGGAGTGGAAGTACATTCTGCCAACGGATACCTGGCAGACCAATTCCTAAACACTGCGACCAATAAGCGAACCGACGAATATGGCGGAACTAAGGAAAACAGGTGCAAATTCACCCTTGAGGTAATTGAAAAGGTCACCGGGGCAATTGGCAGCGAAAAAGTGGGCATTAGATTATCTCCTTACAGTGCATTTAACGGAACAGAAATTTTTGAAGGCCTGGAGGAACAGTTCCTACATCTTACAAAAAAGCTTAACAAATATGATCTGGCATACCTGCATCTGGTAGACAACTCAGCCCTGGGATCGCCAGATGTTGCTAAAAATATATTCAGCCAAATGAGGGAAATATTTGAAAACACCCTTATAATGAATGGCGGATTTACCAAAGAGGAGGCTGAAAAAAGCATTACAGAAAACAAAACCGACCTGGTATCATTTGGCCGTACATTTTTGGCCAATCCAGACCTGGTCTACAGGTTCGAGAATAATCTAGAGCTTAACGAACCAGATTATGACACCTTCTATACCCCGGGCGAAAAAGGATATACAGACTATCCTTTTCACGAGGAATGGGAATTGACAGCAAATAAGTAG
- a CDS encoding FAD-dependent oxidoreductase, producing the protein MFRRFGSRVTILERGEQLLEKEDEDIAEEIAAIFKDSGIEVKLKSNCISAVRSGNAITVKYDCEENREDITGSHLLLATGRISNTEDLGLERAGVKLDDKGYIVVNEKLQTSVPHIWAMGDCNGEGAFTHTAYNDFQIVNSHLFEKRKRFLSDRFTCYAAFIDPPLARVGLNGNDIKEQGIKAKVAIMPMNKIARAKEKGETARKLKIFIENNTNKILGATFLGTGADEYIHTIIDQMYAGASYEIIRDAVHIHPTVSELLPTMLGDLKEF; encoded by the coding sequence ATGTTTCGCAGGTTTGGCAGTAGAGTTACTATCCTGGAAAGAGGAGAGCAGCTGCTCGAAAAAGAGGATGAAGATATAGCTGAAGAAATTGCAGCGATATTTAAAGATAGCGGGATTGAGGTGAAGCTGAAATCCAATTGTATTAGTGCAGTAAGATCTGGCAATGCAATAACTGTGAAATATGATTGTGAAGAGAATAGGGAAGATATTACAGGTTCACACCTGCTACTTGCTACCGGCAGGATCTCGAATACCGAGGATCTTGGCCTGGAAAGGGCGGGAGTGAAGCTGGATGATAAAGGCTATATAGTGGTAAATGAAAAGTTGCAAACCAGTGTACCCCATATCTGGGCAATGGGAGATTGCAATGGGGAGGGGGCTTTCACCCACACTGCTTACAATGATTTTCAGATCGTGAATTCTCATCTTTTCGAAAAACGAAAAAGATTTTTGTCAGATAGATTTACCTGTTACGCCGCTTTTATTGATCCGCCCCTGGCAAGGGTGGGGTTGAACGGAAATGATATTAAGGAACAGGGGATTAAAGCAAAAGTGGCAATTATGCCTATGAACAAAATTGCAAGGGCGAAGGAAAAAGGGGAAACAGCCCGGAAATTAAAGATATTTATTGAAAACAATACCAATAAGATCCTGGGTGCTACTTTCCTTGGTACGGGGGCAGATGAGTATATTCATACTATTATTGACCAAATGTATGCAGGAGCTTCGTATGAGATCATAAGAGATGCCGTACACATTCATCCAACTGTGAGCGAATTGCTGCCCACTATGTTGGGTGATCTTAAAGAGTTTTGA
- a CDS encoding FAD-dependent oxidoreductase, whose translation MEEFDAIIIGTGQAGPPLAANLAKNGFRTAIIEKSHLGGTCVNDGCTPTKAYVASARRIFAAGNSEEHGVVLEGELRVDLKKIKTRKDELVQESRSGLEKMFADTENITLIRGKLLSLMSIRCRWVKKNTGPGRSTSM comes from the coding sequence ATGGAAGAATTTGACGCGATAATAATTGGCACAGGACAGGCAGGGCCGCCACTGGCTGCCAATCTTGCGAAGAACGGATTTAGGACCGCGATCATCGAAAAATCCCACCTGGGAGGCACCTGTGTTAATGATGGATGTACGCCCACCAAAGCCTATGTAGCATCTGCCCGCAGGATTTTTGCGGCCGGTAACAGCGAGGAGCATGGGGTAGTATTGGAAGGGGAATTGAGGGTTGATCTCAAAAAGATCAAAACCCGAAAAGATGAACTTGTACAGGAATCCCGAAGCGGACTTGAGAAAATGTTTGCTGACACCGAAAATATAACTTTAATAAGGGGGAAGCTACTTTCATTGATGAGCATACGCTGCAGGTGGGTGAAAAAGAATACAGGGCCGGGAAGATCTACATCAATGTAG
- a CDS encoding peroxidase-related enzyme (This protein belongs to a clade of uncharacterized proteins related to peroxidases such as the alkylhydroperoxidase AhpD.) produces the protein MSRIKTIQPGEATGRLKEIYNDLEKQRGQIAEVHKMQSLRPESIVKHMELYIEIMFSKSQLSRAQREMMAVVVSVANNCNYCAAHHGSALLHYWKNEEMLAALKNDYKEMELTNVEMALCKYAEEVTLRPQNLEEVDPTAYLIEVGFKDPAILDASLVVAYFNFVNRMVLSLGVEIEQDGGANYKY, from the coding sequence ATGTCCAGAATTAAAACCATTCAACCCGGGGAAGCAACCGGCCGGCTAAAAGAGATATATAACGACCTGGAAAAACAAAGGGGCCAAATTGCTGAAGTTCATAAAATGCAAAGCCTGAGGCCAGAGAGTATTGTGAAGCATATGGAATTGTACATTGAGATCATGTTCAGCAAATCTCAGCTTTCCAGGGCTCAGCGTGAAATGATGGCAGTTGTGGTCTCTGTGGCGAACAATTGCAACTACTGCGCTGCACATCACGGGAGTGCCTTGTTGCACTATTGGAAAAATGAAGAAATGCTCGCTGCCTTAAAGAATGACTACAAAGAGATGGAACTCACCAATGTGGAAATGGCCCTCTGTAAATATGCAGAGGAGGTGACCCTGCGGCCACAGAACCTGGAGGAAGTAGATCCCACCGCATATTTAATAGAAGTAGGATTTAAAGATCCTGCCATCCTCGATGCCAGCCTGGTCGTGGCTTATTTTAATTTCGTAAACCGGATGGTCTTAAGCCTGGGGGTTGAAATTGAACAGGACGGGGGAGCAAATTATAAATATTAA
- a CDS encoding DUF302 domain-containing protein yields MKKRTLILLYILPFISCGGGGGLFKGGIGSSAEGINYASANMRVEEAYENLKAALGENDDISVIAEVDHGNNAAGTGLELPASRIIFFGNPKAGTQLMQKDQIAGLDLPLRVLFYENNEEVVALFNSASYMEKRYNLRNSNTLQQISSNLDRLMGDAMGTEVVWGKSANVRNSQGIKTVQSTRSFDETYSSILKILGNNNDIKIIAQLDHSANAASVGMELRPTKLIIFGNPSLGTPLMQSAISTGLDLPQKMLVWEDEEGTVNISFNTPQFLKTRHNFKGLKTEVETMATGLNDLARAAAGI; encoded by the coding sequence ATGAAAAAAAGAACGTTGATCCTGTTATATATACTTCCTTTTATTTCCTGTGGAGGGGGAGGGGGACTTTTTAAAGGTGGTATTGGGAGTAGTGCTGAAGGTATTAATTATGCCAGTGCAAACATGAGGGTGGAAGAGGCCTATGAAAATCTCAAAGCTGCTCTGGGTGAAAATGATGATATTTCTGTTATTGCAGAAGTGGACCATGGGAATAATGCCGCCGGGACGGGACTGGAACTTCCTGCTTCAAGAATAATATTCTTTGGTAATCCAAAAGCCGGAACCCAATTAATGCAGAAAGATCAAATTGCCGGGCTGGACCTGCCCTTACGGGTCCTTTTCTACGAGAATAATGAGGAGGTAGTGGCACTTTTTAATAGTGCTTCTTATATGGAAAAGCGATACAACCTTCGAAACAGCAATACGTTACAGCAAATTTCCTCCAATCTGGATAGATTGATGGGGGACGCGATGGGGACAGAGGTGGTATGGGGGAAAAGTGCCAATGTGAGAAATTCCCAGGGTATTAAAACGGTACAAAGCACCCGTAGTTTTGATGAGACCTATTCTTCCATCCTTAAAATCCTGGGTAATAATAATGATATAAAGATAATAGCCCAGCTGGACCACAGTGCCAATGCCGCCAGCGTGGGGATGGAGTTGCGCCCTACAAAACTCATAATTTTCGGGAATCCCTCTTTGGGCACTCCTTTGATGCAATCGGCTATTAGCACCGGGCTGGATCTTCCGCAAAAAATGCTGGTTTGGGAAGATGAGGAGGGAACGGTGAATATCTCATTTAATACGCCGCAATTTTTAAAAACGCGTCACAACTTCAAAGGCCTTAAAACAGAGGTGGAAACTATGGCAACGGGCCTTAACGATCTGGCCCGGGCTGCAGCGGGAATTTAA
- a CDS encoding (2Fe-2S)-binding protein, protein MAEFDITVNGKNLTVDVDQTTPLLWVLRDHLKLAGTKFGCGIAQCGACTVHLNGNAVRSCQIPISAVQENEVTTIEGLSENGDHPVQMAWLEHDVPQCGYCQAGQIMSASALLKSNPNPSDEEIDTAMNGNICRCGTYVRIKAAIKTASKSRTV, encoded by the coding sequence ATGGCAGAATTCGATATTACCGTCAATGGAAAGAACCTCACCGTAGATGTAGACCAAACCACTCCTTTATTGTGGGTTTTAAGGGATCATCTTAAGCTGGCAGGCACCAAATTTGGCTGCGGGATCGCTCAATGTGGCGCATGTACTGTACACCTCAACGGTAATGCCGTAAGATCCTGCCAAATACCGATATCGGCAGTTCAGGAGAATGAGGTCACCACTATTGAAGGCCTTTCAGAAAATGGGGACCACCCCGTACAAATGGCGTGGCTGGAACATGATGTCCCTCAATGTGGCTATTGCCAGGCGGGACAAATTATGAGCGCTTCAGCACTGCTTAAAAGTAATCCTAATCCAAGCGATGAGGAAATAGATACGGCCATGAACGGTAATATTTGCCGTTGCGGCACCTATGTGCGCATAAAGGCAGCGATCAAAACAGCATCAAAATCAAGAACAGTTTAA
- a CDS encoding xanthine dehydrogenase family protein molybdopterin-binding subunit, which translates to MSKVKTGIGRRSFIKSVSLAGGGLVIGFSWLGCARGKEEAEAELAMQMPDEWFELNGYLKIGDNGIVTIYSPNPEIGQNVKTSMPMLVAEELDVDWNNVLVEQAPLNTEVFTRQLAGGSQSIRQGWESLRMAGATARQMLLTAAAAQWEVPVSELSVENGVIRHSGSDRSIGYGEIARAAVDVEVPEEVQLKDNNNFKIIGTSRKNVDAKKIVTGQPLYGLDIQREDMLIAMIIQPPAFGMEFKNMDAEKAKGMPGIRDVFSINTYPDDMEKEWSDVGAFPQVVVVVGDSTWQVMQARKEIKVEWDLRPELVKEIEILEKSPALRDSGGLENSNIHSTLMAEVASKKAEMIRKDGDPEAAFKNAAKVIERSYSCPYLAHNCMEPMNFFANVTNDKAELIGPIQTPEFAEKSISKRLGMDLENIDIQMSRMGGGFGRRLYGHFVVEAALISQKMGAPIKLVYTREDDMTNGVYRPAYYVTYRAALDANNNLTAFHVNAGGMSESPLFANRFPAGAIDNYLAESWTVDSNISIGAFRAPRSNFIAGAEQSFLDELAEEMGKDPIEFRLEMLKRAQNDPVGENNDYDPARFAGVLELVREKSSWNNSNTSQSRGVSAYYCHNSYVAQVLDLTLRNNEPVIDRVVCAVDCGIVVNPDAAINMVEGGTIDGIGHGLYSQLTFENGITQQSNFDSYRLIRHREAPKKIDVHFVDNGIDPTGLGEPPYPPVIGALANALYKASGKRMYKQPFISELQGEFKT; encoded by the coding sequence ATGAGTAAAGTAAAAACAGGTATAGGAAGAAGATCCTTTATAAAAAGTGTTTCCCTTGCGGGAGGTGGGTTAGTAATTGGATTTAGCTGGTTAGGATGTGCCCGTGGTAAAGAAGAGGCTGAGGCCGAATTGGCCATGCAAATGCCAGACGAGTGGTTTGAACTCAATGGTTATCTCAAAATAGGCGATAACGGGATCGTCACGATTTATTCTCCCAATCCCGAGATTGGGCAAAATGTAAAAACCTCTATGCCCATGCTCGTGGCAGAGGAACTGGACGTAGACTGGAACAACGTCCTGGTGGAGCAGGCACCTTTAAATACAGAAGTGTTCACCCGACAGCTGGCAGGAGGCAGCCAGAGCATTCGACAGGGCTGGGAGTCCCTGCGAATGGCCGGGGCCACAGCCAGGCAAATGTTGCTAACCGCCGCCGCAGCTCAATGGGAAGTTCCGGTATCAGAACTTAGCGTTGAAAACGGAGTGATAAGGCATAGCGGCAGTGACCGCAGTATAGGATACGGTGAGATCGCAAGGGCAGCTGTAGATGTTGAAGTACCAGAAGAAGTACAACTTAAGGATAATAATAATTTTAAGATCATAGGTACCTCCAGGAAAAATGTGGATGCAAAGAAGATAGTCACCGGCCAGCCATTATATGGACTGGACATACAGCGGGAGGATATGCTTATCGCCATGATCATCCAGCCCCCTGCTTTTGGTATGGAATTTAAAAATATGGATGCTGAAAAGGCAAAAGGAATGCCCGGCATAAGGGATGTTTTTTCAATAAACACCTACCCGGATGATATGGAAAAGGAATGGAGCGACGTTGGTGCTTTTCCACAGGTTGTAGTGGTGGTAGGAGATTCTACCTGGCAGGTAATGCAGGCAAGAAAAGAGATCAAGGTAGAATGGGACCTAAGGCCGGAGCTGGTAAAGGAAATTGAGATCCTGGAAAAATCCCCGGCGCTAAGGGACTCGGGCGGGCTGGAGAACTCTAATATACATTCAACTTTAATGGCAGAAGTCGCGTCCAAAAAAGCTGAAATGATTAGAAAGGATGGAGATCCAGAAGCTGCATTTAAAAATGCAGCAAAGGTTATTGAGCGTTCTTACAGCTGCCCTTACCTGGCACACAATTGTATGGAACCAATGAACTTTTTTGCCAATGTGACAAACGATAAGGCAGAATTAATAGGACCTATACAAACCCCCGAATTTGCTGAGAAAAGTATAAGCAAGCGGCTGGGTATGGACCTGGAAAACATAGATATTCAAATGAGCCGTATGGGCGGGGGATTTGGCCGCAGGCTCTACGGACATTTTGTGGTGGAAGCTGCCCTTATCTCGCAAAAAATGGGAGCTCCAATTAAACTGGTTTACACCCGTGAGGATGACATGACCAATGGAGTGTACCGCCCTGCTTATTATGTGACCTACAGGGCCGCCCTGGATGCTAACAACAACCTAACCGCATTCCACGTAAATGCAGGTGGTATGTCTGAGAGTCCGCTGTTCGCCAACCGCTTTCCTGCAGGAGCAATAGATAATTATCTTGCTGAAAGCTGGACCGTAGATTCCAATATTTCCATTGGAGCCTTCAGGGCACCACGTTCAAACTTCATCGCCGGGGCAGAGCAGTCGTTCCTGGATGAACTTGCAGAAGAAATGGGCAAGGATCCTATAGAATTTAGATTGGAAATGCTGAAGCGGGCACAAAATGATCCTGTGGGAGAAAACAATGATTACGATCCTGCAAGATTTGCAGGGGTTCTCGAACTGGTTCGGGAGAAATCATCCTGGAATAACAGTAACACCTCACAAAGCAGAGGGGTTTCTGCCTATTACTGCCATAATTCCTATGTGGCCCAGGTATTGGACTTGACACTGCGCAATAATGAACCGGTCATTGACAGAGTGGTTTGTGCAGTAGATTGTGGGATTGTGGTAAACCCCGATGCTGCAATAAATATGGTAGAAGGAGGAACTATTGATGGAATTGGCCACGGCTTGTACAGCCAGCTTACATTTGAAAACGGTATAACACAACAAAGCAATTTTGATTCCTACCGGCTTATACGGCACAGGGAAGCACCTAAAAAAATCGATGTTCATTTTGTAGATAACGGGATAGATCCCACCGGGCTGGGAGAACCTCCCTATCCACCTGTAATAGGGGCTTTGGCAAATGCGCTCTATAAGGCCAGTGGAAAAAGGATGTATAAACAACCGTTTATTTCTGAACTGCAGGGAGAATTTAAAACTTAA
- a CDS encoding cysteine desulfurase family protein, giving the protein MKLDNKIYLDHNATTPVDPRVLESMLPYFTHKFANAGSDHIFGWDANDAVEQAREQLAALLNCRPGEIIFTSGATEAANLALLGFAGANKHKGNHIITARTEHKAILDTLGFLERQGFDITYLEVNPQGNIDLDQLEEAITFKTILVCLMLANNETGLIHPVKDISKITERKGVKFMSDITQGVGKIPVDLKELDVDLAVLSAHKIYGPKGAGALYINKKNKLDIEPQIYGGKQEKGMRAGTQNVPAIVGFGKAAEIALKEMKEEVTRIENLRNRLEALLEEIEEVTINSKSAARLPNTTNVTFKNTDGSHLLRKLNSLAVSRGSACNSNLLKPSHVLKAMGISDELALSSLRISPGRQTTEADIDKAAAEIKKVVDELRIVRA; this is encoded by the coding sequence ATGAAGCTGGACAATAAAATATATCTGGACCATAATGCTACCACCCCGGTTGATCCCCGGGTACTTGAATCCATGCTGCCGTATTTTACGCATAAATTCGCGAATGCCGGTAGTGATCATATTTTTGGCTGGGATGCCAATGATGCTGTGGAACAGGCCAGGGAACAACTCGCTGCCCTCCTTAATTGCCGGCCCGGGGAGATCATTTTCACCTCTGGTGCTACAGAGGCTGCAAACCTGGCCCTTTTGGGCTTTGCCGGGGCAAATAAGCATAAGGGAAACCACATTATTACCGCCAGGACAGAACATAAAGCCATCCTGGATACCCTCGGGTTCCTGGAACGACAGGGGTTTGATATCACCTATCTGGAGGTAAACCCACAGGGAAATATAGATCTGGACCAACTCGAGGAGGCTATTACCTTTAAAACTATCCTGGTTTGTCTTATGCTCGCAAATAATGAGACCGGCCTTATCCATCCTGTAAAAGACATTAGCAAAATAACAGAGCGAAAAGGGGTGAAATTTATGAGCGATATTACCCAGGGTGTTGGTAAAATCCCGGTCGACCTTAAGGAATTGGATGTTGACCTGGCCGTTCTTTCAGCACATAAAATATACGGCCCCAAAGGTGCAGGAGCTTTATATATCAATAAAAAGAATAAGTTGGATATAGAGCCGCAGATCTATGGAGGTAAGCAGGAAAAGGGAATGCGCGCAGGAACCCAAAATGTACCAGCGATTGTAGGTTTTGGAAAAGCGGCAGAGATTGCTTTAAAAGAGATGAAAGAAGAGGTAACTAGAATTGAAAACCTTAGAAATAGATTGGAGGCTCTCCTGGAGGAGATCGAAGAAGTAACTATAAATTCCAAATCTGCTGCCCGGCTGCCAAATACTACAAATGTGACCTTTAAGAATACAGATGGCAGTCACCTACTGCGAAAATTAAATAGCCTCGCGGTTTCCCGGGGCTCTGCCTGTAACTCAAATTTACTGAAACCTTCCCACGTGTTAAAAGCTATGGGTATAAGTGATGAACTGGCACTGTCTTCTTTAAGAATAAGCCCTGGCAGACAAACAACTGAGGCCGATATAGATAAAGCCGCTGCTGAAATTAAAAAGGTGGTAGATGAATTAAGGATTGTAAGAGCATGA
- a CDS encoding XdhC family protein, translating to MDAIIAAYELLKKAGTSSVLATVVHVEGSSYRRAGARMLIDEFGNITGAISGGCLEGDALRKALLAMHRQKNNLVTYDTSDEDDAVIGAQLGCNGIIQVLFEPLDYQKKHNPCELLKALIKQKDPAAIAVQFNLDRSKEQPGTLFMIYKNLKLEGEMPNKDIADIILKEAQISLEDKTNRFIEVSLEGVNQHVFIQNFEPPVNLVIIGAGNDAQILSRQAQLLGWDLTIIDGRPTHANNERFTGTCQVIISKPEETLKNIEPNKRSCFVLMSHNYNYDLAVLKLLLAYDDIPYIGILGPKKKYQRMLDELKVEGFELKPENLDRIYAPIGLEIGAETPAEIGLSILAEIQAVLTGNTAGHLRKKSGPIHNTKEDNFTKIRL from the coding sequence ATGGACGCCATAATCGCTGCATATGAGTTGCTGAAAAAGGCAGGTACTTCCAGTGTTCTGGCAACAGTCGTACACGTGGAAGGTTCTTCTTATAGAAGGGCGGGCGCCAGGATGTTAATAGATGAATTTGGCAACATTACGGGTGCAATAAGCGGGGGTTGCCTGGAAGGGGATGCGCTGCGAAAGGCACTGCTTGCAATGCACCGCCAAAAAAATAACCTGGTTACTTATGATACAAGCGATGAGGATGACGCGGTGATAGGTGCCCAGCTGGGTTGCAACGGCATCATCCAGGTACTTTTTGAGCCGCTGGATTACCAAAAGAAACACAATCCCTGTGAGTTGCTGAAGGCTCTCATTAAGCAGAAGGATCCTGCTGCCATCGCGGTGCAGTTCAATCTGGACCGCTCAAAAGAACAGCCCGGAACTTTATTTATGATTTACAAGAACCTGAAATTGGAAGGCGAGATGCCTAATAAGGATATAGCCGATATTATTCTTAAAGAGGCACAAATAAGTCTGGAAGATAAAACCAACAGGTTTATAGAAGTTTCTTTAGAGGGAGTGAACCAGCACGTGTTCATTCAAAATTTTGAGCCCCCGGTAAACCTTGTAATTATTGGAGCGGGAAATGATGCACAAATCCTGTCGCGGCAGGCCCAATTACTTGGATGGGATTTAACGATTATTGACGGCCGGCCAACGCACGCTAATAATGAGCGTTTTACAGGAACCTGCCAGGTGATAATTTCCAAACCCGAGGAGACCTTAAAGAATATTGAGCCAAATAAAAGGAGCTGTTTTGTCTTGATGAGCCATAATTATAATTATGATCTCGCAGTCCTTAAACTGCTCCTGGCCTATGATGATATTCCCTACATAGGAATCCTGGGTCCTAAAAAGAAATACCAAAGAATGCTGGATGAATTAAAGGTTGAAGGATTTGAATTAAAACCCGAGAACCTTGACAGGATCTACGCCCCGATTGGGCTTGAAATTGGAGCTGAAACACCTGCAGAAATTGGACTTTCCATCCTGGCAGAGATCCAGGCGGTGCTTACTGGTAATACTGCAGGGCACTTAAGAAAAAAGAGCGGCCCCATCCATAATACTAAGGAGGATAATTTCACAAAGATCAGGCTTTGA
- a CDS encoding nucleotidyltransferase family protein, which produces MTGNRNIGVMILAAGASKRLGQPKQLVEYNDKTLLQHVIDIAGSIDFTSRVLVLGAKAMEISSMTNTNSFQIVINEDWEEGISGSIKKGLTALLDQKHTPEHTLILLADQPFVTRKDLEALIDLQLKENSDATFSEYAGDVGVPALFSGKVFPQLMKLQGDRGAKKLIGNKDFQFQTLRIPKANFDVDTPKDLELLRKQDRI; this is translated from the coding sequence TTGACAGGGAACAGGAATATTGGGGTGATGATCCTGGCAGCCGGGGCGTCAAAAAGATTGGGACAGCCTAAACAGCTAGTAGAATATAATGACAAAACATTGCTGCAGCACGTCATTGATATTGCCGGCAGCATCGATTTTACTTCCCGGGTTTTAGTTCTGGGAGCAAAGGCAATGGAGATAAGCTCCATGACCAATACCAATAGTTTTCAAATTGTAATCAATGAAGACTGGGAAGAAGGAATTTCGGGGAGTATAAAGAAAGGATTGACAGCACTCCTTGATCAAAAACATACACCCGAACATACTCTCATCCTTCTGGCCGATCAACCTTTTGTTACCAGGAAAGATCTGGAAGCTTTGATAGACCTTCAGCTGAAAGAAAATAGCGATGCAACATTCTCTGAATATGCAGGTGATGTAGGAGTGCCGGCCCTTTTCTCCGGGAAGGTCTTTCCGCAGTTAATGAAGTTACAGGGGGACAGGGGAGCAAAGAAATTAATAGGAAATAAGGATTTCCAATTCCAAACCCTCAGGATCCCGAAAGCAAATTTTGACGTAGACACCCCAAAAGATCTGGAATTACTGCGCAAACAAGACAGAATCTAA